One Gemmatimonadota bacterium genomic region harbors:
- a CDS encoding protein kinase, giving the protein MKYGKRWEEIEEIGEGGQGKVFRVLDKHEVPLDDLADTLFEAVQQARQKYNAPTAMKLMREVITEIVKAENPVNHGALKILHSPDKARNFDDAEERLKRELEAMHQADHPNLLEVVDLNIEEKWFVSKYYPNGTLKNKSDWYKGQVKRTLTAIRPLIDGVATLHEDGIIHRDIKPENIFVDENEQLVLGDFGLVFFTDSDHTRLSGTLEKVGSSDWMPPWALRSKIEDINPSFDVFSLGKVIWAMVSGKPFLDFWYHRELGNNVEEMFRGNEMKLLNGLLDKCIVERKRDCLKNAGDLLSEIDDLLTVLELGGDPMSEDVLRSCKVCGAGIYHNLRI; this is encoded by the coding sequence ATGAAATACGGAAAGCGTTGGGAGGAAATTGAAGAGATTGGTGAAGGTGGACAGGGGAAGGTCTTCCGTGTCTTGGATAAGCATGAGGTCCCGTTGGACGACCTTGCGGATACTTTATTTGAGGCAGTCCAACAGGCCCGTCAAAAATACAATGCCCCGACGGCAATGAAGTTGATGCGAGAAGTCATTACCGAAATTGTGAAGGCTGAAAACCCTGTGAATCACGGTGCGCTCAAAATTCTACACTCGCCGGATAAGGCGCGGAATTTCGATGATGCAGAGGAACGGCTAAAACGCGAGTTGGAAGCTATGCATCAAGCTGATCACCCAAACCTTCTGGAGGTTGTGGATCTCAACATTGAAGAAAAGTGGTTCGTCTCGAAATACTATCCAAATGGAACCTTGAAAAACAAGTCTGATTGGTACAAAGGGCAAGTGAAACGTACTCTCACTGCAATTCGGCCACTCATTGATGGGGTCGCCACCTTGCATGAGGACGGAATTATCCACCGCGACATTAAACCAGAAAACATTTTTGTAGATGAAAATGAACAATTGGTACTTGGCGATTTTGGCCTCGTGTTCTTTACAGATTCAGACCATACGAGACTCAGTGGCACCCTCGAAAAAGTGGGCAGTTCCGACTGGATGCCTCCTTGGGCTTTACGCAGTAAAATAGAAGATATAAACCCCAGCTTTGATGTATTCTCGTTAGGTAAAGTCATCTGGGCAATGGTATCGGGCAAGCCGTTTTTAGATTTTTGGTATCACCGCGAACTGGGGAACAATGTTGAGGAGATGTTCCGCGGCAACGAAATGAAACTTCTCAATGGGTTGCTTGATAAATGCATTGTTGAACGTAAACGTGATTGTCTCAAAAATGCGGGGGACTTGCTCAGCGAGATTGACGACCTCCTCACAGTCTTGGAGCTTGGTGGTGATCCAATGAGCGAGGATGTACTTCGCTCATGCAAAGTTTGTGGTGCCGGGATTTATCACAATCTGCGCATAG